In one Nostoc sp. KVJ3 genomic region, the following are encoded:
- a CDS encoding sulfotransferase domain-containing protein: MSSLTLEEQQIALNGKLPNGITLDDVIFLVSYPKSGNTWVRFLIGNYLTEDKCDFTNYRQILPSIYDGRDLIENSKTRPLYITSHASYTPIYKKVIYVVRHGMDVAVSYYYFCLKFRTIPQKTKFHDFILLFNYGFTDHFNASIGTWSNHVHGWLDNASSNFLLISYEDLKNNPIQQLEKMLIFSGIKPNHEAVKTAVLASSFEKMQNLELKQYSDVPELINSDPSMNFVRKGQIGESQDCFNAEQMNSFIKFHGSALIRLGYLSENPKLLQQTQSQLQQTQSQLQQTQSQLQQTQSQLQQTQSQLQQTQSQLQQTQSQLQQTQSQLQQTQSQLQQTQSQLQQTEQRIAAMESSKFWKMRQAWFRIKQIVGLPIN; encoded by the coding sequence ATGAGTAGTTTAACATTAGAAGAACAGCAAATAGCCTTGAATGGCAAATTACCCAATGGAATTACACTTGATGATGTGATATTTTTGGTCTCCTATCCTAAGTCTGGAAACACTTGGGTGAGATTCTTGATTGGCAATTATCTAACTGAAGATAAATGTGATTTTACTAATTACCGTCAAATTCTGCCTTCAATTTATGACGGTCGAGACCTAATTGAAAATTCAAAAACAAGACCTCTTTATATTACAAGTCATGCTTCATATACACCTATTTATAAAAAGGTGATTTATGTTGTTCGACATGGAATGGATGTGGCAGTTTCTTATTACTACTTTTGCTTGAAATTCCGAACAATTCCTCAAAAAACTAAATTTCATGATTTTATTTTATTATTCAACTATGGTTTTACCGATCATTTCAATGCTTCCATTGGAACTTGGAGTAATCACGTTCATGGATGGTTAGACAACGCTTCATCAAACTTTCTGCTCATAAGTTATGAAGATTTGAAAAATAATCCTATTCAACAATTAGAAAAAATGCTTATTTTTTCAGGAATTAAACCTAATCACGAGGCAGTTAAAACTGCAGTTTTAGCTTCTAGCTTTGAAAAAATGCAAAATTTAGAACTTAAACAATATTCTGATGTTCCTGAATTGATTAATTCTGATCCCTCCATGAATTTTGTTAGAAAAGGTCAGATTGGAGAAAGTCAAGATTGCTTTAACGCAGAACAGATGAATTCTTTTATAAAATTTCATGGTTCAGCATTGATTAGATTAGGTTATCTATCGGAAAATCCAAAATTATTACAGCAAACTCAATCCCAATTACAGCAAACTCAATCCCAATTACAACAAACTCAATCCCAATTACAGCAAACTCAATCCCAGTTACAACAAACTCAATCCCAGTTACAGCAAACTCAATCCCAGTTACAGCAAACTCAATCCCAATTACAACAAACTCAATCCCAGTTACAGCAAACTCAATCCCAATTACAACAAACTCAATCCCAATTACAGCAAACTGAACAAAGAATAGCTGCTATGGAAAGTAGTAAGTTTTGGAAAATGCGTCAGGCTTGGTTTAGAATCAAGCAAATAGTAGGATTACCAATTAACTAA